CGCTCGTCGAATTCCTCGCTCCATTGGCGTAGCGCGACCAGAACAGGAAACACGCCGCGGCCCTTCGGCGTCAGCAGATATTCCTGATAGGCGCTGCCGTCGGAGGCGGGCGCCGTTTTCAGGATGCCCTGATCGACCAGCGCCCGCAGCCGCACCGTCAGAATATTCTTGGCGAGCCCCAGTTTCTTCTGGAATTCGCCGAAACGACGGCTGCCAAACAAGGCCTCGCGAATAATCAGCATCGACCACCAGTCGCCGATCGCATCCAGCGATCGTGCGATCGGGCAGTCGTCGCGCTCAAAGCTCGTCCGTTTCACCATGGCTATCTCCGCCGGGACAGCAGGACCGATCACGGTCTTGTGTGGTTGCATTATAAAACCAGACGCCCTACGTAGGCAATCTAGTTTAATAATGCAACCAACGGAGACTGTTATGAGGCTGGCAAACAAGACGGCGTGGATCACCGGCGGCAATGCCGGCATCGGCTTGGCGACTGCGAAACTGTTCGTTGCGGAGGGCGCGAAAGTGCTGATCACGGGACGAAACCAGGCGACGCTGGAGGCCGCCGCAAAGGAACTCGGGCCGAATGCGCTCGCGATCGTCGCCGATGCGACCGATATCGCCGCCACCGACGCCGCCCTCAAGCAGGCCGCGGCAAAGTTCGGCAAGCTCGATATCGTGTTTGCCAATGCAGGCATCGCCGGACCGTCGCCACTCGGTAGCACCACGCTTGCGGCGTTCGACAATGTGATCCGGACCAATCTCACCTCGGTGTTCTTCACGGTGCAGTCGGCGCTGCCGCACCTCAACGACAACGCCTCGATCATTTTGAACGGATCCGTGATTTCCGTGCTCGGCATTCCCGGCCAATCGGCCTATGCCGCGGCCAAGGCCGGCGTCCGCGCGATGGCGCGCTCCATGGCGTCGGAACTGTCGCCGCGCGGCATCCGCGTCAATGTCGTGTCACCCGGCGCGATCCGCACAGCGATCTGGGGTGCTGCGGTCGCAACGCCGGAAGCCGAAAAGGCGTTTGAAAAGCGGATTGCATTGTCCACCCCGCTCGGACGGCTCGGCGAGACCGATCAGGTGGCCAAGACGGTGCTGTTCCTCGCTTCCGATGACGCCTCTCACGTTCAGGCCCAGGAACTGTTCGTCGATGGCGGCGCGACGGCGTCACCGAGCGGCGCACCGATCTATCGCGGATAAACTTCTTCCAAATTATCGAATCGGGTCAGTGCCATCGGGCGAAAAATTCTTTCACCGGTTGCGCTGTCCGGTTCCCTCGTCTGGCGGACGTATTTTTGAGGCGCGCTCAAAAACATTGAACCTTCGTGGCAGGTGCCAAGACATTCCCAAGGGCCGGGATTTTTGACTACGAAATTCATTGGAGGCAGTCATGCCGAAAGCCGCCCGCATCGCTAAGCCGATTGTCACCGAGTCCGCATCAGAGAATTCGGATATCACCCAACTGGTTTCAATCGCGTTGTTTTCAGGTATCGGTCTTTTGATCTCGCTCGTTGCCGTCATCCTGGGCGTACAGGGCGTCTGGTACTGAAAATCTCCGTCATCATGTGACACCCGCCTGCCGCAGTCGTCAGGCGGCAGGCGGTGCCGGCACGAAGTTTCCTGCTACGCAGCGTTGAGGCTGCCCGCTGCTCTCAAGGCATCTGCCACCGCTTTTTCGCGATGCTCGGGGCCGACCTGGATACCGTCGGCGGAAATGAATTCGGGATTGGCCACGCCTATAAAGCCGAACACCCAACGCAGGTAGGTTTCCAGATGTTCGCCGACCGCAGCCGGCGTGCCCGCGCCATAAAATCCGCCGCGTGAGATCGCAACGATGACGCGCTTGTTGCCGACGAGGCCTTCAACACCCTGCGCGCTGTATTTGAACGTCTTGCCCGCCACCAGGATGCGGTCGATCCAGGCCTTGAGCTGGCTCGGAATCGTGAAATTGTACATGGGCGCGCCGAGCACGACGATGTCGGCGGCGAGAAACTCTTCCAGCACGGTCTGGCCGGCGGCGATGTCCGACTGTAGCGCGGCCTCGGGCTCGGCGCCCTGACCGGCGGCCAGATGAGATCCTGAGAGATGTGCCAGTGGCGTCAGCGTCAGGTCGCGGTAGCTGACGTCGAGGTGAGGGGTTGCCTTGCGCAGCCGATCGACGATGGCGGCGGAAA
The Bradyrhizobium sp. KBS0727 genome window above contains:
- a CDS encoding helix-turn-helix domain-containing protein yields the protein MVKRTSFERDDCPIARSLDAIGDWWSMLIIREALFGSRRFGEFQKKLGLAKNILTVRLRALVDQGILKTAPASDGSAYQEYLLTPKGRGVFPVLVALRQWSEEFDERPEEIATILVDKENGRPVRKLELHSEDGRLLTQADTALQRRPAGKPGQRVTT
- a CDS encoding SDR family oxidoreductase; the protein is MRLANKTAWITGGNAGIGLATAKLFVAEGAKVLITGRNQATLEAAAKELGPNALAIVADATDIAATDAALKQAAAKFGKLDIVFANAGIAGPSPLGSTTLAAFDNVIRTNLTSVFFTVQSALPHLNDNASIILNGSVISVLGIPGQSAYAAAKAGVRAMARSMASELSPRGIRVNVVSPGAIRTAIWGAAVATPEAEKAFEKRIALSTPLGRLGETDQVAKTVLFLASDDASHVQAQELFVDGGATASPSGAPIYRG
- a CDS encoding FMN-dependent NADH-azoreductase, coding for MKLLHIDSSVLGPHSVSRQVSAAIVDRLRKATPHLDVSYRDLTLTPLAHLSGSHLAAGQGAEPEAALQSDIAAGQTVLEEFLAADIVVLGAPMYNFTIPSQLKAWIDRILVAGKTFKYSAQGVEGLVGNKRVIVAISRGGFYGAGTPAAVGEHLETYLRWVFGFIGVANPEFISADGIQVGPEHREKAVADALRAAGSLNAA